One genomic region from Pseudomonas sp. R5-89-07 encodes:
- the gbcB gene encoding glycine-betaine demethylase subunit GbcB, with protein MSNSFLNPVTTQTWANGRHIVRCVKVIQETWDVRTFCFMADQPILFFFKPGQFVTLELEIEGQPIMRSYTISSSPSVPYSFSVTIKRVPGGRVSNWLHDTLHEGQELAVHGPVGLFNAIDFPSPKVLYLSGGVGITPVMSMARWFYDTNANVDMTFVHSARSPKDIIYHRELEHMASRIDNFSLHLICEKHGLGEPWAGYRGYLNHKMLELMVPDFLEREVFCCGPTPYMSAVKRLLEAAGFDMARYHEESFGATPPEARADAVEQAEQAADAPEVDLADLHQVEFIASGKSIRVAPGETVHAAAAKLGLLIPKACGMGICGTCKVMKLGGEVEMEHNGGITEEDEAEGYILSCCSVPKGDVRIEF; from the coding sequence ATGTCCAACAGCTTCCTGAACCCGGTAACCACCCAGACCTGGGCCAACGGCCGGCACATCGTCCGTTGCGTCAAAGTCATCCAGGAAACCTGGGACGTGCGCACCTTCTGCTTCATGGCCGACCAACCGATCCTGTTCTTCTTCAAACCCGGGCAGTTCGTCACCCTGGAGTTGGAGATCGAAGGCCAGCCGATCATGCGCTCATACACCATCTCCAGTTCGCCGTCGGTGCCGTATAGCTTCTCGGTGACCATCAAACGCGTGCCGGGCGGGCGTGTTTCCAACTGGCTGCATGACACGCTGCATGAAGGCCAGGAGTTGGCGGTGCACGGGCCGGTGGGGCTGTTCAACGCCATCGATTTCCCAAGCCCCAAAGTGCTGTACCTGAGCGGTGGCGTGGGGATCACGCCGGTGATGTCCATGGCGCGCTGGTTCTACGACACCAACGCCAATGTCGACATGACGTTCGTTCACAGCGCCCGTTCGCCCAAGGACATCATCTACCACCGCGAGCTGGAGCACATGGCGTCGCGGATCGACAACTTCAGCCTGCACCTGATCTGTGAAAAACATGGCCTGGGCGAACCCTGGGCCGGGTATCGCGGCTACCTGAACCACAAGATGCTGGAACTGATGGTGCCGGACTTCCTCGAGCGCGAAGTGTTCTGCTGCGGTCCCACGCCGTACATGAGCGCGGTCAAGCGCCTGCTGGAAGCCGCCGGCTTCGATATGGCGCGTTATCACGAAGAATCCTTCGGCGCGACCCCACCGGAAGCACGAGCCGATGCGGTGGAACAGGCCGAACAAGCCGCCGACGCCCCTGAAGTCGACCTGGCGGACCTGCATCAGGTGGAGTTCATTGCGTCTGGCAAGAGCATCCGCGTGGCGCCGGGCGAAACCGTGCATGCGGCAGCGGCCAAGCTGGGGCTGCTGATCCCCAAGGCATGCGGTATGGGCATTTGCGGCACATGCAAAGTGATGAAGCTCGGCGGGGAAGTCGAGATGGAACACAACGGCGGGATTACCGAAGAGGACGAAGCCGAGGGTTACATCCTGTCGTGCTGCAGCGTGCCCAAGGGCGACGTGCGCATCGAATTCTGA
- the gbcA gene encoding glycine-betaine demethylase subunit GbcA gives MDVTATLSLGDPLEPARKATAQMLQERERTFSLPQPFYSDERLFDIDMQEIFQKEWLIAGMTCEIPTKGNYLTLQVGKNPIIVIRGADGVVHAFHNVCRHRGSRLCTSDKGKVAKLVCHYHQWTYELDGRLLFAGTEMGADFDMKQYGLKPVNVKTAGGYIFISLAENPPAIDDFLSTLNHYMEPYDMENTKVAIQTTLFEKANWKLVLENNRECYHCNASHPELLKTLLEWDDVTDPRADQAFKDHVAASAAAWDAEKIPYAHASFGLRNRIVRMPLLKGTVSMTLDGKQGCAKLMGRIKNPDLGSMRILHLPHSWNHCMGDHIIVFTVWPISAQETMVTTKWIVHKDAVEGVDYDVDRMRQVWDATNDQDRRLAEENQRGINSTAYQPGPYSKTYEFGVVNFVDWYSERMLNNLGAAPAPYLKGVAAHE, from the coding sequence ATGGACGTCACCGCAACCTTGAGCTTGGGCGATCCGCTGGAACCCGCACGCAAGGCCACCGCGCAGATGCTGCAAGAGCGCGAGCGCACCTTTTCGCTGCCGCAGCCGTTTTACTCTGATGAGCGGCTGTTCGATATCGACATGCAGGAAATCTTCCAGAAAGAGTGGTTGATCGCCGGCATGACCTGCGAAATCCCCACCAAGGGCAACTACCTGACCCTGCAAGTGGGCAAGAACCCGATCATCGTGATCCGTGGCGCCGACGGCGTGGTGCATGCGTTTCACAACGTGTGCCGCCACCGTGGCTCGCGCTTGTGCACCAGCGACAAGGGCAAGGTCGCCAAGCTGGTTTGCCACTACCATCAATGGACCTACGAGCTGGACGGTCGCCTGCTGTTCGCCGGCACCGAGATGGGCGCCGACTTCGACATGAAGCAGTACGGCCTCAAGCCAGTGAACGTGAAAACCGCCGGTGGCTACATCTTCATCAGCCTGGCCGAAAACCCACCGGCCATCGATGACTTCCTGTCGACCCTGAACCATTACATGGAACCCTACGACATGGAGAACACCAAGGTGGCGATTCAAACCACCTTGTTTGAAAAAGCCAACTGGAAGCTGGTGCTGGAAAACAACCGCGAGTGCTACCACTGCAATGCGTCGCACCCGGAACTGCTCAAAACCCTGCTGGAATGGGACGACGTCACCGACCCGCGCGCCGACCAGGCGTTCAAGGACCACGTCGCCGCGTCCGCCGCCGCCTGGGACGCCGAGAAGATCCCTTACGCGCACGCCAGCTTCGGCCTGCGTAACCGTATCGTGCGCATGCCGTTACTCAAGGGCACCGTGTCGATGACCCTGGATGGCAAACAGGGTTGCGCCAAGCTTATGGGCCGCATCAAGAACCCCGACCTCGGCTCGATGCGCATCCTGCACCTGCCGCACTCGTGGAACCACTGCATGGGCGACCACATCATCGTGTTCACCGTGTGGCCGATCAGCGCCCAGGAAACCATGGTCACCACCAAGTGGATCGTGCACAAGGACGCCGTGGAAGGCGTGGACTACGACGTCGACCGCATGCGCCAGGTGTGGGATGCCACTAACGACCAGGACCGTCGCCTGGCCGAAGAAAACCAGCGCGGCATCAACTCCACCGCTTACCAGCCAGGCCCGTACTCCAAGACCTATGAGTTCGGTGTGGTGAACTTTGTGGACTGGTACAGCGAGCGCATGCTGAACAACCTCGGCGCGGCGCCAGCGCCCTATCTCAAGGGCGTGGCTGCACACGAATAA
- a CDS encoding TraX family protein, with protein MHATYTTPVGRIRDGALDLLKWLALLSMVLDHLRYVGLSLDGLYVPGRLAFPWFCLAIAANLHRVRNVGVTGQWRYLGWLLLFSVISEVPYRMFIDDADTLNVLPTLALGLLVARGWQQKAWVDRGLALIAVTIGAVFSTHLMFGFFGVLLPMAMLLVFSRPWYFSVLPGLVCVAANQWQVLLSSGSIIALTGLVACLIAPLAGLVLLRHATSASPPAMRRWAYGLYPLHFLLLLLIRQIIA; from the coding sequence ATGCACGCTACGTACACCACGCCTGTCGGACGTATCCGAGATGGCGCTTTGGACCTACTCAAGTGGCTGGCGCTGTTGAGCATGGTGCTGGACCACTTGCGCTATGTGGGCTTGAGCCTGGATGGGCTGTATGTGCCGGGGCGCCTGGCATTTCCGTGGTTTTGCCTGGCGATTGCGGCCAATCTGCACCGGGTCCGAAACGTGGGTGTGACCGGGCAGTGGCGTTACCTGGGCTGGTTGCTGCTGTTCAGCGTGATCAGCGAAGTGCCTTACCGGATGTTCATCGACGATGCCGATACGTTGAACGTGCTGCCGACATTAGCGCTAGGTTTGCTGGTTGCGCGAGGATGGCAGCAAAAGGCGTGGGTTGATCGAGGATTGGCGCTGATCGCCGTCACGATAGGCGCTGTATTTTCCACGCACCTGATGTTCGGTTTTTTCGGTGTATTGCTGCCGATGGCGATGCTGCTGGTATTCAGCCGACCCTGGTATTTCAGCGTGTTGCCGGGTTTGGTCTGCGTGGCTGCCAACCAATGGCAGGTTTTGCTCAGCAGCGGCTCGATCATTGCGCTGACGGGGCTGGTGGCCTGCCTGATTGCGCCATTGGCCGGATTGGTCTTGTTACGACATGCCACAAGCGCCTCACCACCCGCGATGCGCCGCTGGGCCTATGGCCTCTATCCCTTGCACTTCCTCCTGCTGCTACTCATCCGTCAGATCATCGCCTAA
- a CDS encoding sarcosine oxidase subunit alpha codes for MSQINRLSNGGRIDRNKVLTFSFNGQSYKGFEGDTLAAALLANGVDIIGRSFKYSRPRGIFAAGAEEPNAVLQIGATEATQIPNVRATQQALYQGLVATSTNGWPNVNNDMMGILGKVGGKLMPPGFYYKTFMYPQSFWMTYEKYIRKAAGLGRSPTENDPDTYDNFNRHCDVLVVGAGPAGLAAALAAARSGARVIIADEQEEFGGSLLDSRESLDGKPATEWVASVIAELKALPEVVLLPRATVNGYHDHNFLTIHERLTDHLGDRAPIGVVRQRIHRVRAKRVVLATGACERPLVYGNNDVPGNMLAGAVSTYVRRYGVAPGKKLVLSTNNDHAYRVALDWFDAGLQVIAVADARHNPRGALVEEARAKGIRILTGSAVIEARGSKHVTGARVAAIDVKAHKVTSPGEWLDCDLVASSGGYSPVVHLASHLGGKPTWREDILGFVPGEAPQKRVCVGGINGVYGLGDSLADGFEGGVRAASEAGFAPVEGVLPKALSRLEEPTLALFQVPHEKATARAPKQFVDLQNDVTAAAIELATREGFESVEHVKRYTALGFGTDQGKLGNVNGLAIAARSLNVTIPQMGTTMFRPNYTPVTFGAVAGRHCGHIFEPVRYTALQAWHVKNGAEFEDVGQWKRPWYFPRNGEDLHAAVKRECLAVRDSVGLLDASTLGKIDIQGPDAREFLNRIYSNAWTKLDVGKARYGLMCKEDGMVFDDGVTACLADNHFLMTTTTGGAARVLQWLEIYQQTEWPDLKVYFTSVTDHWATMTLSGPNSRKLLSEVTDIDLDKDGFPFMTWKEGLVGGVPARVFRISFTGELSYEVNVQADYAMGVLEKIVEAGKQYNLTPYGTETMHVLRAEKGFIIVGQDTDGSMTPDDLNMGWCVGRTKPFSWIGWRGMNREDCVREERKQLVGLKPIDPTVWLPEGAQLVFDPKQTIPMKMVGHVTSSYAHNSLGYSFAMGVVKGGLKRIGERVFSPQADGSVIEAEIVSSVFFDPKGERQNI; via the coding sequence ATGAGCCAGATCAATCGCCTGTCCAACGGTGGCCGCATCGACCGTAACAAAGTGCTGACCTTCAGTTTCAACGGCCAGAGCTACAAAGGCTTTGAAGGCGACACCCTGGCTGCCGCCTTGCTGGCCAACGGCGTCGACATCATCGGCCGCAGCTTCAAGTACTCGCGCCCACGCGGCATCTTTGCCGCCGGCGCCGAAGAGCCCAACGCGGTGCTGCAGATCGGCGCCACCGAAGCCACCCAGATCCCCAACGTGCGCGCCACGCAACAGGCGCTTTACCAGGGTTTGGTCGCCACCAGCACCAACGGCTGGCCGAACGTCAACAATGACATGATGGGCATTCTCGGCAAGGTCGGCGGCAAGCTGATGCCGCCGGGCTTCTACTACAAAACCTTCATGTACCCGCAGTCGTTCTGGATGACGTACGAGAAGTACATTCGCAAGGCGGCCGGCCTTGGCCGTTCGCCGACCGAGAACGACCCGGACACCTACGACAACTTCAACCGTCACTGCGATGTGCTGGTGGTCGGCGCAGGCCCGGCCGGCCTCGCCGCTGCACTGGCAGCTGCGCGCAGTGGCGCCCGTGTGATTATCGCCGATGAGCAGGAAGAATTCGGCGGTTCGCTGCTCGATTCGCGCGAAAGCCTCGACGGCAAGCCGGCCACCGAATGGGTCGCCAGCGTCATCGCCGAATTGAAAGCCCTGCCGGAGGTGGTGCTGCTGCCCCGCGCCACCGTCAACGGCTACCACGACCATAACTTCCTGACCATTCACGAACGCCTCACCGATCACCTCGGCGACCGTGCGCCCATCGGTGTGGTGCGTCAGCGTATCCACCGTGTGCGCGCCAAGCGCGTGGTGCTGGCCACCGGCGCGTGCGAGCGGCCGCTGGTGTACGGCAACAACGACGTGCCGGGCAACATGCTCGCCGGTGCGGTGTCCACGTACGTGCGCCGCTACGGCGTGGCACCGGGTAAGAAGCTGGTGCTTTCGACCAACAACGACCACGCCTATCGCGTGGCCCTGGACTGGTTCGACGCCGGCCTGCAAGTGATCGCCGTCGCCGATGCGCGCCACAACCCACGCGGCGCGCTGGTGGAAGAAGCCCGCGCCAAAGGCATTCGCATCCTCACCGGCAGCGCCGTGATCGAGGCCCGTGGCAGCAAGCACGTGACCGGTGCACGGGTTGCCGCCATCGACGTGAAAGCGCACAAAGTCACCAGTCCCGGCGAGTGGCTCGATTGCGACCTGGTCGCCAGCTCCGGCGGTTACAGCCCGGTGGTGCACTTGGCCTCGCACCTGGGCGGCAAGCCGACCTGGCGTGAAGACATCCTCGGTTTCGTGCCGGGCGAAGCGCCGCAGAAACGCGTGTGTGTGGGCGGCATCAATGGCGTCTATGGCCTGGGTGATTCCCTGGCCGATGGTTTCGAGGGCGGCGTACGCGCGGCCAGCGAAGCCGGTTTCGCCCCGGTTGAAGGCGTGTTGCCTAAAGCCCTTAGCCGTCTGGAAGAGCCGACCCTGGCGCTGTTCCAGGTACCTCACGAGAAAGCCACCGCACGGGCGCCGAAGCAATTTGTCGACCTGCAAAACGACGTCACCGCCGCCGCCATCGAACTGGCCACCCGCGAAGGTTTCGAGTCGGTGGAGCACGTCAAGCGCTACACCGCGCTGGGCTTCGGTACCGATCAGGGCAAGCTGGGTAACGTCAACGGCCTGGCCATTGCCGCCCGTTCGCTGAACGTGACCATCCCGCAGATGGGCACCACCATGTTCCGCCCCAACTACACGCCCGTCACCTTCGGCGCGGTAGCGGGCCGTCACTGCGGGCACATCTTCGAACCGGTGCGCTACACCGCGCTGCAAGCCTGGCACGTGAAGAACGGCGCCGAATTCGAAGACGTCGGCCAGTGGAAACGCCCATGGTATTTCCCGCGCAACGGCGAAGACCTGCACGCGGCGGTAAAACGCGAATGCCTGGCGGTGCGCGACAGCGTCGGCCTGCTGGATGCGTCCACCCTCGGCAAGATCGATATCCAGGGCCCGGATGCGCGTGAATTCCTCAACCGCATCTACAGCAACGCCTGGACCAAGCTTGACGTGGGCAAGGCGCGCTACGGCCTTATGTGCAAGGAAGACGGCATGGTCTTCGACGACGGCGTCACTGCCTGTCTGGCCGACAACCACTTCCTGATGACCACCACCACCGGCGGCGCTGCCCGCGTGCTGCAGTGGCTGGAAATCTACCAGCAGACCGAATGGCCGGATCTGAAGGTGTACTTCACTTCGGTCACCGACCACTGGGCGACCATGACGTTGTCTGGCCCCAACAGCCGCAAGCTGCTGAGCGAAGTCACCGACATCGACCTGGACAAGGACGGCTTCCCGTTCATGACCTGGAAGGAAGGCCTGGTAGGCGGCGTACCGGCGCGGGTGTTCCGGATCTCGTTTACCGGCGAGCTGTCGTACGAAGTCAACGTGCAGGCCGACTACGCCATGGGCGTGCTGGAAAAGATCGTCGAGGCCGGCAAGCAGTACAACCTGACCCCGTACGGCACCGAAACCATGCACGTACTGCGTGCCGAGAAGGGCTTCATCATTGTCGGCCAGGACACCGACGGCTCGATGACCCCGGACGACCTGAACATGGGCTGGTGCGTAGGCCGTACCAAACCGTTCTCGTGGATCGGCTGGCGCGGGATGAACCGTGAAGACTGCGTGCGTGAAGAGCGCAAGCAACTGGTGGGCCTCAAGCCAATCGATCCAACGGTATGGCTGCCAGAAGGTGCGCAGTTGGTGTTCGATCCCAAGCAGACCATTCCGATGAAAATGGTCGGCCATGTCACCTCAAGCTATGCGCACAACTCCCTGGGTTATTCGTTTGCCATGGGCGTGGTCAAGGGCGGCTTGAAGCGCATCGGCGAGCGGGTGTTTTCGCCCCAGGCCGATGGCAGTGTGATCGAGGCGGAGATTGTGTCTTCGGTGTTCTTTGACCCCAAAGGTGAACGCCAGAACATCTGA
- a CDS encoding sarcosine oxidase subunit delta, which yields MLHIFCPHCGELRSEEEFHASGQAHIPRPLDPNACTDAQWGDYMFFRDNPRGLHHELWIHAAGCRQYFNATRDTVTYEILETYKIGEKPQFTAKASGEKV from the coding sequence ATGTTGCATATCTTCTGTCCTCACTGTGGCGAACTGCGCTCCGAAGAGGAATTCCACGCGTCCGGCCAAGCGCACATCCCGCGCCCGCTGGACCCGAATGCCTGCACCGATGCGCAGTGGGGCGACTACATGTTCTTTCGCGACAACCCCCGTGGCCTGCACCACGAACTGTGGATTCATGCCGCCGGTTGTCGCCAGTACTTCAACGCTACCCGCGACACTGTTACCTACGAAATTCTTGAAACCTACAAGATCGGTGAGAAGCCTCAGTTCACCGCCAAGGCCTCTGGAGAGAAGGTATGA
- a CDS encoding low specificity L-threonine aldolase: MTDKSQQFASDNYSGICPEAWAAMEQANQGHQRAYGDDEWTHRAADGFRNLFETDCEVFFAFNGTAANSLALSSLCQSYHSVICSETAHVETDECGAPEFFSNGSKLLTARTENGKLTPESIREIALKRQDIHYPKPRVVTLTQATEVGSVYTPEEIRAISATCKELGLNLHMDGARFSNACAFLGCSPADLTWKAGVDVLCFGGTKNGMAVGEAILFFNHKLAEDFDYRCKQAGQLASKMRFLSAPWVGLLENDAWLKHARHANRCAQLLSSLVADIPGVELMFPVQANGVFLQLSEPAIAALTAKGWRFYTFIGKGGARFMCAWDTEEERVRELAADIREVMNA; this comes from the coding sequence ATGACTGACAAGAGCCAACAATTCGCCAGCGACAACTATTCCGGCATCTGCCCGGAAGCCTGGGCCGCCATGGAACAAGCCAACCAGGGCCATCAACGCGCCTACGGCGATGACGAATGGACCCACCGCGCCGCCGACGGTTTCCGCAACCTGTTCGAAACCGATTGCGAAGTGTTCTTCGCCTTCAACGGTACCGCGGCCAACTCCCTGGCGCTGTCCTCGCTGTGCCAGAGCTACCATAGCGTGATTTGCTCGGAAACCGCCCACGTCGAGACCGACGAATGCGGCGCGCCGGAGTTTTTCTCCAACGGCTCCAAGCTGCTCACCGCGCGCACCGAAAACGGCAAGCTGACCCCGGAATCGATCCGCGAAATCGCGCTCAAGCGCCAGGATATCCACTACCCGAAACCGCGCGTGGTCACCCTCACCCAGGCCACCGAGGTCGGTAGCGTCTACACCCCGGAAGAAATCCGCGCCATCAGCGCCACCTGCAAGGAGCTGGGCCTGAACCTGCACATGGACGGCGCACGCTTCTCCAACGCCTGCGCGTTCCTCGGCTGCTCGCCAGCCGACCTGACCTGGAAAGCCGGTGTGGACGTGCTGTGCTTTGGCGGCACCAAGAACGGCATGGCCGTGGGTGAAGCCATCTTGTTCTTCAACCACAAGCTCGCCGAAGACTTCGACTACCGCTGCAAACAGGCCGGCCAGCTGGCGTCCAAGATGCGCTTTTTGTCCGCCCCGTGGGTGGGCCTGCTGGAAAACGACGCCTGGCTCAAGCATGCCCGCCATGCCAACCGCTGCGCGCAATTGCTCAGCAGCCTGGTGGCGGACATTCCCGGCGTGGAATTGATGTTCCCAGTGCAGGCCAATGGCGTGTTCCTGCAACTGTCGGAACCCGCTATCGCAGCACTGACGGCCAAGGGCTGGCGCTTCTACACCTTCATCGGCAAAGGCGGCGCACGCTTCATGTGTGCGTGGGATACCGAAGAAGAACGTGTAAGGGAATTGGCGGCGGATATCAGGGAAGTGATGAACGCCTAA
- the glyA gene encoding serine hydroxymethyltransferase has protein sequence MFSKQDQIQGYDDALLAAMNAEEQRQEDHIELIASENYTSKRVMEAQGSGLTNKYAEGYPGKRYYGGCEHVDKVEALAIERAKQLFGADYANVQPHSGSSANSAVYLALINAGDTILGMSLAHGGHLTHGAKVSSSGKLYNAVQYGINTDTGLIDYDEVERLAVEHKPKMVVAGFSAYSKTLDFPRFRQIADKVGALLFVDMAHVAGLVAAGLYPNPLPYADVVTTTTHKTLRGPRGGLILAKANEAIEKKLNAAVFPGAQGGPLMHVIAGKAVCFKEALEPGFKVYQQQVIDNAQAMAEVFIKRGYDVVSGGTDNHLFLVSLIRQGLTGKEADAALGRAHITVNKNAVPNDPQSPFVTSGLRIGTPAVTTRGFKVPQCIELAGWICDILDNLGDADVEANVAKHVSALCADFPVYR, from the coding sequence ATGTTCAGCAAACAAGACCAGATCCAGGGATATGACGACGCACTGCTGGCGGCGATGAATGCCGAGGAGCAGCGCCAGGAAGATCATATCGAGCTGATCGCGTCGGAGAACTACACCAGCAAGCGCGTCATGGAAGCTCAAGGCAGCGGCCTGACCAACAAATATGCCGAAGGCTACCCGGGCAAGCGCTACTACGGTGGCTGCGAGCATGTGGACAAAGTTGAGGCCCTGGCCATCGAGCGCGCCAAGCAGCTGTTCGGCGCCGATTACGCCAACGTGCAGCCGCACTCCGGTTCGTCCGCCAACAGCGCGGTGTACCTGGCGCTGATCAATGCCGGCGACACCATTCTGGGCATGAGCCTGGCCCACGGCGGCCACCTGACCCACGGCGCCAAAGTGTCGTCCTCGGGCAAGCTGTACAACGCGGTGCAATACGGCATCAACACCGACACCGGCCTGATCGACTACGACGAAGTCGAGCGCCTGGCCGTGGAGCACAAGCCGAAGATGGTGGTGGCCGGTTTCTCTGCCTACTCCAAGACTCTGGATTTCCCACGCTTCCGTCAGATCGCCGACAAGGTGGGCGCGCTGCTGTTCGTCGACATGGCCCACGTCGCCGGCCTGGTGGCTGCCGGTCTGTACCCGAACCCGCTGCCCTACGCGGACGTGGTCACCACCACCACCCACAAGACCCTGCGCGGTCCACGCGGTGGCCTGATCCTGGCCAAGGCCAACGAAGCCATCGAAAAGAAACTCAACGCCGCCGTATTCCCCGGCGCCCAGGGCGGCCCGCTGATGCATGTGATCGCCGGTAAGGCGGTGTGCTTCAAGGAAGCGCTGGAGCCGGGCTTCAAGGTGTATCAGCAGCAGGTGATCGACAACGCCCAGGCCATGGCCGAAGTGTTCATCAAGCGCGGCTACGATGTGGTCTCCGGTGGCACCGACAACCACCTGTTCCTGGTCAGCCTGATCCGTCAGGGCCTGACCGGCAAAGAGGCGGACGCCGCCCTGGGGCGCGCCCACATCACCGTCAACAAGAACGCTGTACCCAATGACCCGCAGTCGCCGTTCGTGACCTCGGGCCTGCGCATCGGCACCCCGGCTGTGACCACGCGTGGCTTCAAGGTGCCGCAATGCATCGAGCTGGCCGGCTGGATCTGCGACATCCTCGACAACCTCGGCGACGCCGATGTCGAGGCCAACGTGGCCAAGCACGTGTCTGCCCTGTGCGCTGATTTCCCGGTTTATCGCTGA
- a CDS encoding sarcosine oxidase subunit gamma translates to MTAANVYQQRPTTGAKAESSLHHADLASLVGKGRKNAGVTVREKKLLGHLTLRGDGHDAAFAAGVHKALGIELPGALSVIVKGETSLQWLGPDEWLLIVPGGEEFAAEQNLRAALGDLHIQVVNVSGGQQILELSGPNVRDVLMKSTSYDVHPNNFPVGKAVGTVFAKSQLVIRHTAEDTWELLIRRSFSDYWWLWLQDASAEFGLSVQ, encoded by the coding sequence ATGACAGCAGCCAACGTGTACCAACAACGCCCCACCACCGGCGCCAAGGCCGAGTCGTCGTTGCACCATGCCGACCTCGCCAGCCTGGTCGGCAAGGGCCGCAAGAACGCCGGCGTGACCGTGCGTGAAAAGAAGCTCCTCGGCCACCTGACCCTTCGTGGCGACGGCCACGATGCCGCGTTCGCCGCCGGCGTGCACAAGGCCCTGGGTATCGAACTGCCTGGCGCCCTGAGCGTGATCGTCAAAGGCGAAACCAGCCTGCAATGGCTCGGCCCGGACGAGTGGCTGTTGATCGTGCCAGGCGGCGAAGAGTTCGCCGCCGAGCAAAACCTGCGCGCGGCGTTGGGCGACCTGCATATCCAGGTCGTCAACGTCAGCGGCGGCCAGCAGATCCTCGAACTCAGCGGCCCGAACGTGCGCGACGTGCTGATGAAGTCCACCAGCTACGACGTGCACCCCAACAACTTCCCGGTGGGCAAGGCGGTGGGTACGGTGTTCGCCAAGTCGCAACTGGTGATCCGCCACACCGCAGAAGACACCTGGGAACTGCTGATCCGTCGCAGCTTCTCGGATTACTGGTGGTTGTGGTTGCAGGATGCCTCGGCCGAGTTTGGTCTGAGCGTCCAATGA
- a CDS encoding sarcosine oxidase subunit beta, with protein sequence MQRYSGFGLFKHSLSHHENWQKMWRTPTPKKVYDVVIVGGGGHGLATAYYLAKEHGITNVAVVEKGWLGGGNTARNTTIVRSNYLWDESAHLYEHAMKLWEGLSQDLNYNVMFSQRGVYNLCHTLQDIRDSERRVSANRLNGVDGELLNAKQVADEIPYLDCSKNTRYPVLGATVQRRGGVARHDAVAWGFARAADALGVDLIQQTEVIGFRKENGVCIGVETNKGFIGAKRVGVVTAGNSGHMASLAGFRLPIESHPLQALVSEPIKPIIDSVIMSNAVHGYISQSDKGDLVIGAGIDGYNGYGQRGSYPVIEHTIQAIVEMFPVLSRVRMNRQWGGIVDTTPDACPIISKTPVPNMFFNCGWGTGGFKATPGSGNVFAASLAKGEMHPLAAPFSIDRFHNGALIDEHGAAAVAH encoded by the coding sequence ATGCAACGCTACTCAGGCTTCGGCCTCTTCAAGCACTCCCTCAGCCATCACGAAAACTGGCAGAAGATGTGGCGCACCCCGACCCCGAAAAAGGTCTACGACGTGGTGATCGTCGGCGGCGGCGGGCATGGTCTGGCCACCGCCTACTACCTGGCCAAGGAGCACGGCATCACCAACGTGGCCGTGGTCGAGAAAGGCTGGCTGGGCGGCGGTAACACGGCGCGCAACACCACCATCGTGCGTTCCAACTACCTGTGGGACGAGTCGGCGCACCTGTACGAACACGCGATGAAACTCTGGGAAGGCCTGTCCCAGGACCTGAACTACAACGTGATGTTCTCCCAGCGCGGCGTATACAACCTGTGCCACACCCTGCAGGACATCCGCGATTCCGAGCGCCGCGTCAGCGCCAATCGCCTCAACGGCGTAGACGGCGAGCTGCTCAACGCCAAGCAGGTGGCCGACGAAATTCCGTACCTCGATTGCTCCAAGAACACGCGCTATCCGGTACTCGGCGCCACCGTGCAACGTCGCGGCGGCGTGGCCCGTCACGATGCCGTGGCCTGGGGCTTTGCCCGTGCCGCTGATGCACTCGGCGTGGACCTGATCCAGCAGACCGAAGTGATCGGCTTTCGCAAGGAAAACGGCGTGTGCATCGGCGTGGAAACCAACAAGGGCTTTATCGGCGCCAAGCGCGTTGGTGTGGTGACGGCCGGTAACTCCGGGCACATGGCCTCGCTGGCGGGCTTTCGCCTGCCGATCGAATCCCACCCGCTGCAAGCCTTGGTGTCGGAGCCGATCAAGCCGATTATCGACAGCGTGATCATGTCCAACGCTGTGCACGGCTATATCAGCCAGTCCGACAAGGGCGACCTGGTGATCGGCGCCGGTATCGACGGCTACAACGGCTACGGCCAGCGTGGCTCGTACCCGGTGATCGAGCACACCATCCAGGCCATCGTCGAGATGTTCCCGGTGTTGTCCCGCGTGCGCATGAACCGCCAGTGGGGCGGCATCGTCGACACCACCCCCGACGCCTGCCCGATCATCTCCAAGACTCCGGTGCCGAACATGTTCTTCAACTGCGGTTGGGGCACCGGTGGCTTCAAGGCCACGCCGGGCTCAGGCAACGTGTTTGCCGCGAGCCTGGCCAAGGGTGAAATGCACCCGCTGGCCGCGCCTTTTTCCATCGACCGTTTCCACAACGGTGCGCTGATCGACGAACACGGCGCTGCGGCCGTCGCCCACTAA